One Natronomonas gomsonensis genomic window, CACAGCCTCTACTCCCGAAATATCGACTACACCGAACTGCTTGAGGCCGCCGTCGAGGACCGAGAACTCGTCCGTGCCATCGCCTACGTCATCCGCGCCGATTCGCCGAGCGAAGAGGAGTTCTTCGAGGCGCTGCGGGACATCGGCTTCGAGACGAAAATCAAGGACATCAAGACCTTCGCCGACGGGTCGAAGAAGGCCAACTGGGATTTGGGGATGTGTCTCGACTCGGTGACGCTCGCGCCGAAAGTCGACGTGGTCGTGCTGTGTAGCGGCGACGGCGACTTCGCGCGACTGTGTACCCACCTGCGCCATGAGGGCGTCCGCACCGAGGTGTTCGGCTTCGGCTCCTCGACGGCCGAAGAGCTTCGGGATGCCGCCGACTCCTTCGTCGACATGAGCGAAGACGAAGAGCGGTTCCTCCTCTAACGGGTCGAGAGAACAGCAAAACAGCGAGCCGTGCGGCGTTAGATAGCGTCGATTACAGTTTGCCGGCCTTCTGCAGCTTCATCAGGTCCTCGGTGTCGAGGGTTTCGCCTTCCTTGAACTTCTGGTAGATTTCCTCGGCTTCCTCCTTTGCGGCCTCGCGCTTCTCTTCGCGCTCGCCCTTGCGCTCCTGTTCTTCTTCCTTGTCGAGTTCGCGCAGGCGCTTCTGGACGCGGACGAAGTCCTCGTGGTGGCGGTCGGCCGCCTCCTGGGCGTCGACGAACTTCTCGTGCCACTCGTCGGCCTCGTCGCGGATGTCGTCGGCCTCCCGATAGGCCTCAATCATCTGGTTGTGGTGTTCCTGGGCCTTGTCGGCGAGCTCGGTCACCTTCTGGTGGTGGTTGGAGGCTTCCGCGCGGACCTCCTGGGCTTCCTCTTTGAGCTCTTCGAGTTCGCCGTCCTGGTTCAGTTTCCCTTTCCGGTCGGCGAGTTTCTCGCGTTTCTCCTCGATTTTCTCGATGAGTTCGCGCTCGTCTTCCGTCGAGAGCACTTCGGTCTGCTGTTTGAACTCCAGCTCTTCGATTTCCTCTTTGAGCTGGTCGACGCTCTTGCCCTCGGAGAGTTCGAGGTCGTCTTTGAGGTCGTCGACCTTGTCGAAGAGCTCGTTGGCCTTGGCGTTGAGCTCGTTTCGCTTCTCTTTGTGCTCTTGGACCTGCTCGTTGAGCTCGTCGCGCTTCTCGCGGTGCTGTTGGGCCTCGTCGACCTTCTCGCGAGTTTTCGCGTTGAGTTCGTCGCGCTTGGAAGCGCGCTCGGAGGCCATCTGATTGAGCTCGTTTCGCCGGTCGCGAAGCTGGCCGGCGCGTTTGATGAGTTGACCTTTAGAATCGTTTTCGAGGTCGTCGTCTGTCAGTTCTACGTTCTGGGATTCGTCGATTGACTCTACCATGGTTATCGTTCTACTCCATTACCGCTCCGGGTGCGGACAGCTAACGCTCGGAGAGCCGCTGTCGCCGTACAAGGAATCGTACCTATCATTCTGGTCGGCTGACGATGCTGCCGAACGCCGGATGCGTTCTGGTGTCTGTTACTACTGTGTTTCGCTATTTAAAAATTTCGGAGGTCGAGACACGTGAAAACGGCTACCACACGCCTGAAGGTGCCGCGTTAGCTGTTCGCACACGTTTCGGAGAGTATATAAACAGGGCACGAGCGCCCAACGAGCGAACGGACGCCCTGAAGTACCGGCCTCGTTTTCTCAAGAGTATGGAACAACGCGTGCACGCGAGCGGCCACGAGCACGTCAGCGCCGAACACACGAGTACGTTCGAGTTGACGAGCGACGACTGGCTCACACCCGCGGGTGATTGCATCCTCGGTATCGAAGCCGACACCGTTCCCGCCGACTTCGACGATGCGTTCGTCGAGGCCTGCCGGTCCCACGACGCGACCATCACGGTCACCCTCCGGGCCGAGGACCACGAGCAGGTCATCGAGGGACGGGGCCACCCCGACCTCACCTTCGAGAACGACCGCAGCATGGTCGGCCGAACCAGCGACTACGTCGACGACCGGACCATCGTCGTCGGATGCGACGCCGCCGCGGCGGACCTCGACCGGGACTTCGTCGAGGCGCTCGCCTCGGGCGCCAACCTCGAATGCGTCCTCACGGTCGACGCCTGAACCGCAGACCGATTCGCCGCCTCGGCTAGGGTTTTGGGGGTCGACGGCCTACGTGGTCACATGGACGACGAACCCGCCGAGAACATCTCCGGAGGCGAATCCGGCGGCGGTACGATATCGGAGTTCGACCCTACGGCGGCCGACACTCGCGCCGAAGGCATCGTCGACCGACTCGGCGAATTGTACTGGCAGAAGACCTACGGCGGACAGGACGCCTTCGAGTGTCTCGTCCGCACCGTATTGAGCCAAAACACCTCCGACAAGGCGAGTCAACCGGCACACGACGCGCTGATGGAACGGTACGGCCGCGACAACCCCGGCGACCTCGCGGTGGCCCTCGCCGACGCCGCCCAAGACGAACTCGCCGAGACAATCTCCTCTGCGGGACTGTACAACCAGAAATCGGAGACGCTCATCCGACTCGCCGAGCGCGTCATCGCCGAGTACGGCGGGGCTGCGGGCTTCGACGGGTTCGTCAAGGACGAAGCACCCACAGAAGTCCGTGGCGCCCTACTCGATTTGAAAGGCGTCGGGCCGAAAACCGCCGACTGCGTGTTGCTGTTCTCGGGGGGGCGCGGGGGTGTTTTTCCGGTCGATACCCACGTCCACCGCATCGCCCGCCGGATGGGACTGGCTCCGGCCGATGCCGACCACGAGGAAGTTCGCGAATACCTCGAACGGGACGTTCCGGCCGGGAAATGTGGGTTCGGTCACACCGCGATGATTCAGTTCGGTCGGGAGTACTGCTCGGCGCGCAAGCCGGCGTGCTTGGAGGACCCCGACGCCTGCCCGCTGGCCGACGACTGTGACCAACTCGGGGTTTACCCGGAGACGGGCGAGGTAATCGACCCGAGTGAAGCCCCCGAGCGGTGAGTTACGCTGGCGACGAACAGAGCGATTCACCCTCGTGCCACTCGTGGTCGATATCCTCCATCAACAGCGCGTGGTCGAACGCGACGGCGTCCGTCGACATGGTATCGAAATAACTCGACGCGACGTTGCTCACCGAAAGTGGCGTGACATCCCACTCGAGGGTCTGAAGGTCGAGTCGTTCGTACTCCGCACCACTCCTGTCCGGCGAGTAGCCGACAGACCCGGCCTCGAAAAACCTCGAAGCCGCCGCCACGGAGTCGAACACCGAACCCTCGGGCAGGGTATCGGTCCGCCGGCCGTCCACCCGCACGTGGGTTTCGCCATCATCGCTTTGCATCTCGACTGCGTACCTGCCGTCTCCTTCCACGACATCGAACGTGGCGTGGTGGTGGACGCCCGGGAACGCCCGTCCACCGAGGAGAGTCACAATCCGGGAGTTCGTATCCCGCCGTGGGACGAACACGGCGCGTTCGCCCTCGTTGCCGTCGACCTCGACCGCGATGCGGTGGGCGGCGTTCTCCGAGCCCGCGCCGACGAACCGCGGACCCCACCTCGGACGTAAATC contains:
- a CDS encoding LabA-like NYN domain-containing protein, whose translation is MPPIHDSQRVAIIADSQNLYHTAHSLYSRNIDYTELLEAAVEDRELVRAIAYVIRADSPSEEEFFEALRDIGFETKIKDIKTFADGSKKANWDLGMCLDSVTLAPKVDVVVLCSGDGDFARLCTHLRHEGVRTEVFGFGSSTAEELRDAADSFVDMSEDEERFLL
- a CDS encoding DUF2071 domain-containing protein, producing MLPTLRGVIDRRILVNYRVNPAALDAVLPDRFSPHTVEGYAIGGICLIRLRDLRPRWGPRFVGAGSENAAHRIAVEVDGNEGERAVFVPRRDTNSRIVTLLGGRAFPGVHHHATFDVVEGDGRYAVEMQSDDGETHVRVDGRRTDTLPEGSVFDSVAAASRFFEAGSVGYSPDRSGAEYERLDLQTLEWDVTPLSVSNVASSYFDTMSTDAVAFDHALLMEDIDHEWHEGESLCSSPA
- a CDS encoding coiled-coil protein → MVESIDESQNVELTDDDLENDSKGQLIKRAGQLRDRRNELNQMASERASKRDELNAKTREKVDEAQQHREKRDELNEQVQEHKEKRNELNAKANELFDKVDDLKDDLELSEGKSVDQLKEEIEELEFKQQTEVLSTEDERELIEKIEEKREKLADRKGKLNQDGELEELKEEAQEVRAEASNHHQKVTELADKAQEHHNQMIEAYREADDIRDEADEWHEKFVDAQEAADRHHEDFVRVQKRLRELDKEEEQERKGEREEKREAAKEEAEEIYQKFKEGETLDTEDLMKLQKAGKL
- a CDS encoding DUF371 domain-containing protein; the encoded protein is MEQRVHASGHEHVSAEHTSTFELTSDDWLTPAGDCILGIEADTVPADFDDAFVEACRSHDATITVTLRAEDHEQVIEGRGHPDLTFENDRSMVGRTSDYVDDRTIVVGCDAAAADLDRDFVEALASGANLECVLTVDA
- a CDS encoding endonuclease III domain-containing protein; translation: MDDEPAENISGGESGGGTISEFDPTAADTRAEGIVDRLGELYWQKTYGGQDAFECLVRTVLSQNTSDKASQPAHDALMERYGRDNPGDLAVALADAAQDELAETISSAGLYNQKSETLIRLAERVIAEYGGAAGFDGFVKDEAPTEVRGALLDLKGVGPKTADCVLLFSGGRGGVFPVDTHVHRIARRMGLAPADADHEEVREYLERDVPAGKCGFGHTAMIQFGREYCSARKPACLEDPDACPLADDCDQLGVYPETGEVIDPSEAPER